CGGAGGTGATTATTGGAAcgtagaacttttttttacaattgtatACGGATTGAATGTTTCaatcatattaattttcacttggATAAGAGTTACGACGATATATTTTGATCATATTGTACATTTGTGATTAATTTTGCTAATCAATGAGCATTCGGTATTGATTGATATTCCTTGATTAACTAACAGATGACTACCACGACACCGAAGCAACGATGGCGCGCCTACTGGAGCTGGGCACGTCCGATGAATCCGGAATAATTCGCAACATCGCTAAAAAATCCACTGTAATACCTCAGCAAGATATTACCAATGACGTGGACGAGAATGAAGCTACGAACAGTGATGATGTCGAACCTGAGccgcaaaagaaaaaacgtaaacaCAAAACCGACAAGAAGAAGGCTAAAAATCGACACgttagtaacaaaaaaaaaaaaacgaagcgtTCTCGTGAAAGTTCAAGTAGTTTAGGTTACACCTCTTCAGCTGACGAGAATTTGCCACCGTCCGAAGTCGATGAATCGACTTCTAACCGTAATAAGAATACTCGCTACATTAACTCAGCCAAAGGATCTACCAAAAATCAGACACCAAAGAAAAACTTGGCCCACAAGATCGTACAGCACCAGTATAATGATAATTCCCATGAGTCACCGAATCAGTTGTCTGGATATGAAACATCAAATAGAAACATTTCTAGTAGGATCATCAGGTCTACCACGCAATATGACTTATCAAGATCCTTTTCACAACTTGAACCTTCAACCCCGACCACATCACGCGAACAGAATacctttgaagaaaaaactctgCAGTATTTAGAACACATTAAATCCTACACTGAACAAAACCATCTGCTACTACGTAAAATCTTCTCAAAACAGAAGGAAGTCAGCATCGACGTAACAAAGAAACCAGCCGAATTCCCAAAACTTCCTCTTAACTCCATGGAAGACTTCTCCAACCTCGAAAATATCCTGAAATCCGAAGAGCATCGAACTTATTTAGTGAGTAGACCTTGCAAtcatattcaaaatatgtatgtcATGACATACGGATAGGTACTAATACCGAGCGTATTCTTCAATGAGGGCCAACCCCCTCCCTAGCGCAAACCAACACAGGCACATGAGGCTCGGCCGGGAGGGGATAGAATGCCAGTGGCCATGTTAGTCTCCACTCGACCGAACTTCACGTACGCGTCATGTGCCTGAGTTGGCTTAGCACTAGGGAGGGGGTTGTCTCTCATTGAAGAATACGCTCGGTATGTGTTGACTGCAaaggaataatgaaaattactacAGGCATACAGAATTGCGGTTCGTAACGTTTTAACCCTCTCGGACCGTATGTTGCTTCTACGCAACACGCACTTTGAGGCTTCATAAAACTGTATCGGTCGCAAGGTCAGGGTTCTAACTGCATAGTTCCATTAAGCAAGGTCAGATGGCCTTATAGATACTCCTAAACCCTGAGGTAAACTGCTTTCACCCATCGAAATATCAATATGGTGAgagattttcattcaacatgAAATCGGTCTCGGTCTGATCGAGAGGGTTAACGttaaaaaatgctgaaaaaatattaggaATCGACAATCTCCAACTAGTCAAAATTGTTATCGATGTTGATAACagtaagaatattttgaattcaattcgacattcattcattttagtATTTTGTTGCAGACCGGGAAACTGGCTTCTATTGGAGGGACAAGCGGTCGCCAATGTGTGTTGGCTATAATGAGGTCACTACTCACAAACGAATTAGCGATGCAATTCAATTGGGCAGGGAGGGACAAAGTCTCATTTCAAAAGACATTGACAATGGAAACTGTTTACggtaatgaataattcatgaaattttcgagaaacagTTATTACTTGGATTTATCGtgtgaaaacaatattattcacacattattattcaaattatgcaaactgttaacttttttcccaatatatTCGAGATTCATCACaatttacattgaaattattccttATCAGTTATCAATATCGTGATATTGTACCTTCcttttgatgtattttttctcagagGCTGTGAAACAAACCTTTCTTGGCAAGAAGGAAATTGGTGATGCAACCGAAACCAGTGTTTCGTGTGCCGTGAAAGACTGGTTAAAACTAGCTCGATCACGGCATACCTATGTACGAAAGAAGGGCTAAGAAACTGTGGTAAACGTcaactaattttaaaaacagtcATATAAAAGTACAAATCATACAGGcatataaatatttctgatataAGTGTAATATTCTTAGCGTTTTCTGTTAGTTGTAACTACCGTGAAGACGAAAGTATAGTGTAGGTTGAGCTGTGTCTATGAGCTACAAGatgtacctttttttttgataaatgagTATTTATAGATATAAGATATTTGTGTAACGTTCTAacaaagatataataaaatcgattCACATATATAAACTAAATTCGTACGCTTTCTAACTCAACCCAGACTTGTTTCTAGCTAACGTGAAATGATCTTCCTCTATAGCAGTGTACTATATACGCTTTCAATTACACATCCAAGATACGTTATGTATTCAAGTCTAGAGGTCCAattaaaaacgttttttaacactgtataatattcgtttagacataaataatgaaagattAAAGCGTCATTAACAGAAAACATTTTGTCACGTTAGTTAAACGGACATTGTCAACAcattttaatagaaaaaatttccttcataATTTGAGTTTTAAAACGTACTTGCGAAACGTCTCTTAGTAGTCATCAATATCCAAATATTAGACGATTaccataaatattaaaataacggattttcgatacgttttatcaacaaattgagatacgatttataaatgtttggtttcaaacgtataaaatttgcatatGAACAACTATCGTAAGACGTCCACCAAAAACGTTTAATAAACCGAAATCACGGCGGACATTCTTCGCAATAAAATACGTAGGTGCTGCACGTTTATTCTACAGAATAAAACGTTCttttttgacgaatttcaTACGCTTTATATACTGGCATTGTTTATTGGGACGCAGTTCCCTCAATCTCGCGGATTGCGTGTGAATGGTTTTAACGTCTTCCTTTTTCCAGATTTCGAAGAGCCATAAACGGCGACGAtcataaatgtatttatatacacgtatttATTCACGGTAACGACGGAATTCTCATAGGTACGCATCTCCCTACAATTTCACAGAAAACGATGgcaatttccattttttacgaTCGAGATTTTCTACGATATTACGAATGCCCCGCGAGGATTCGAATTGACGTTGAACAATTTCATTGCTGCACTCTTTCTAATTGtaatcgataaaaataaaaaaaaaaaaaattaaattaatcaaCATCACATTTGGGAAGGAAATTTGGTTTGAGTATACTTTGAATTGAGTGTTGCATGTAAATAATCGGAACGAAGAAAATCCAGCTTTGAATTCGTCAGGCACAGATTCGTGATgggaatataaattattattcagtaAAATTTCACAAGAGTAATAAAAAATCCAGCCTACTTAATGAGAATATAATTACGAGTTGGCCGCTCAAACTCCGCAATATGAAAACAGCGATTATGCAAATTTCCTCGTCGAACAAtgtgtatacattatacacgtataaaatttcaccTAATGCAACAACTCTGTACAAAGAAGTCTAAATACACTGCGAAAGACGGTTTTATAAAAGCTGCAGTGTTTCGTAATGGAATgttaatgttaaaaaaaaatattctgtaaatTAATAgcgtttttaaaattataattgatcACAATACGAACTACGTACGACTTAGTTTTCCATAATTGCAGCAGTATTGTATTCGTAGCGTACATGGCACTGCGGTAATAGAaacttgttgaaatttgataacGATTTTCTGGAATAACTTAATTTCGAAGCAAACCAATCATGTTTTCAAATACGATCtctattatattttatcaagTACAAATATGTTTTTACTCAAAATAAACTCGATATTTTTGATAAAGGAAGGATGTATACAGAAATGTGACATTGTCTATAATTCTATATTCGCTAGGTTTCGTATCGAGGATTCTGAATGGACGAAAAGCAGCCACGTACgagaatataatatacacatacggACCCCGATATCCGTCATAAAGGAGAATAAATCTGTCAGGATAACAAGCAAAAGTTTGACATAAAGGCTCAACCGATTGATGCGCTTATTGCTCGACGCCTGCGAAAATCAAAGTAGCGCCTATCGATGAATCCGCTTCTTCTCATGTGGGTCAAATACGCTTCACGTTAACAAGCATAATCTTGCAAAAATATATCACGCTCGTACGAAGTCTctctaattttcaaaaaaatctgcgCAATTTCTACGGATGTAGAAGGATCGGCAAACAACCTGATAAAACGGGACGACCGAATAAATTTCGACGTCTCGCGTTCCACACAATGTTAATTTTTCGcttgcttatttttttgttcagaataAACAACGTCTGTACGATTTTCCTCAAGACCGCCCTCCAAGTTTTCTCGTACAAAGTCCACGAGCAACTTATCACAGTTCGTACATGGAAGAGTTATTTTTCCCCTGAGTTGAAACGGCATTCATTCAGGggcttttctttttcgtctcgaaatgaaatttgcaTGCGTGTGAAAAAGGAACCTTTGCCTTGGAGAAAGCTCGAGGGATGTGACAAACGCGACTGTCGGGGACACGAGAAAGTGGTCCGGCAGTTTTGAGTTACTTAAGTGCGAAATTTGTTCGAGTCTGACGGGCGGATCAATGATGCGGATTTTCTCCAAAGCCGGAGGAGCGAAGTTGGCTATTCAGTCGTGGAATGAACGCGCAAAGCAAAGAGGACTGTTATAAATGCATAGTATTCAGGGAaagaaattgaggaaaatctCAGGTCGCAGAGAGCCGAGGAGATGTGAAAGACCGGCGAATATGTTATAATAAAATTCTAGCGCAATCTGTACGAGGACAAATATTTGCACCGGCTTCGTAGACGAACAACTTTGGCCAAACTACTTGCAGCCGGTGGTACGAAAAATTCGCAACAAATTCCGAAAAACTCCGTATTTCTTACCAGCCGGCGTTCTCAGCCTCTCGACTCCAATTCTCGTCTCAATTCGGAAGTCACGGAAGATCTTTTTCTCGTAGCAACTGTGAGAAATTGTTAGACCAGTTGATCTGTTCTCTGCAGAATACCGTGTGTCATCACGCTTGGACGAGtgaaaattagtgaaaaaattaatttcttccaatatttgtaatttaaaaaaacgacGATGAAAGGAAAGGAGTTAAAAAAGCCGAACAAATTGTGTTTTGCCGAATTCGAGTGTCTTTTGAAAATGGCAAGGGTGCTTTCATCGATTTGATTATCGCAGAGGTTGAAACTGGCGAGTCCGCTGTTTTACAAGAGAAAACCGTGCAAATCTCTCATCCACGACCAAAAAATAAACCAGTGACGGATACGCGATTGGACGGACGGAACTCGCGATCGGTGCAGAACCAATTTGGTACAGCGGACAGGCCGGATCAATTGCAGGTCAGAGGTCCGATGTAACACGGACAATGGGTGGGGGGGTGTGAGGGGGAGTGATTTATTTGACAAATGTTCTCATTgcgagtaaaataaaattcagccGGACCAAAGGAGGAGAGAAACTGGGAGAACCTTGGATGCGTGTCACGTAGAATACCGGGATAAATATTTCACGGCTACGCAAACTGCTGTGAAAGTGGTAGAAAATACGTACAAGCTGATATGCGTAAGggtgaaaattggaaataagtGAGTTACCGGTCTCCCGCTCTttcgttccgttccgttcAATTCCATGATTAAATAACCGATTGGCATAAATTATTACAGGAATCCTGCGCAAGCTTACAATCAACTATAtcaatttccaatttcatGAATCTCAACCCTTACTCAATCCCTCTGTAAACAATCAATCTTCGAGACTTCGGTAAATTTCAAATCGCAAGCTGATCGTACGACCAACTAACCAGGTCGAGCAATCTCGTCGATATCCAGCTATCATGTTCCCGGTTTCTCAATGCCATTTTCAGGGGTTGTGATTGGTTTGGTAtggggattttttttcaatcattcgcaGAATCTCACGCGAGGTATTTAGGGATCGGAATTTTTCGCATCCTGCAGCAAAGTGAGgacctttattttttttcatttaattttttgttttttttttttttttctctagttTTTTCTAACCTGGAAGCAAAAGCGTGATTACCACTTTTGGACTTCCTGCGCAGAGTTGGGAATTCTGACTTACTGACTGCGTCAACAGCCTGATAATGAAGTCGAGTAAAatgtaatgaattttaatcatCAGAGCGACCGCAGCTTCGTATCTCAAATAAGTTTACGCTGAATAAATGATgagaaagaggaaaaggaGCGAGAAAAACGAGAACAACGACCAGTAACCAGGCTCTCTCTGTTCCTTTTAGCTTCCAAGCGACCCGGATGCGTCATGGTCCGCGACTTCCGCCGACTTCCTGCACCCCACTTTCAGGGTGGAAGATTAACGTCCGTCGTAATTTTCATCGGATTTAAACACACTTTGGGATAGATTGAGGTCGAGTATCCTTCGAAGAATAAATTGGCTTACAAAGAGATTGGTTGGCCAACTCAAAaaacgacgattttttttttcaccatatcACGAGATAGTAGAGTATTTTGAGATTTTGTCGAATTATTCTATTCGTAAGCTGTGAAAGATATCTTTTAAAATACTGCAACGTGAATTGGtggaattttaaataaaacctTATAAACGtcgatgcttcgtttcaaattgTTACACGACGGATTTCTTCGGTTTCACTTAACGGTGTTTCA
The Neodiprion lecontei isolate iyNeoLeco1 chromosome 3, iyNeoLeco1.1, whole genome shotgun sequence DNA segment above includes these coding regions:
- the LOC124293358 gene encoding uncharacterized protein LOC124293358 isoform X1, encoding MYAVIEFLVGEDRECALVPVLWLVENNTQCYWPRTKTEDHFTKLVKSKAAYEKTWPKFAIHKVLHTGDDYHDTEATMARLLELGTSDESGIIRNIAKKSTVIPQQDITNDVDENEATNSDDVEPEPQKKKRKHKTDKKKAKNRHVSNKKKKTKRSRESSSSLGYTSSADENLPPSEVDESTSNRNKNTRYINSAKGSTKNQTPKKNLAHKIVQHQYNDNSHESPNQLSGYETSNRNISSRIIRSTTQYDLSRSFSQLEPSTPTTSREQNTFEEKTLQYLEHIKSYTEQNHLLLRKIFSKQKEVSIDVTKKPAEFPKLPLNSMEDFSNLENILKSEEHRTYLTGKLASIGGTSGRQCVLAIMRSLLTNELAMQFNWAGRDKVSFQKTLTMETVYEAVKQTFLGKKEIGDATETSVSCAVKDWLKLARSRHTYVRKKG
- the LOC124293358 gene encoding uncharacterized protein LOC124293358 isoform X2, with the protein product MYAVIEFLVGEDRECALVPVLWLVENNTQCYWPRTKTEDHFTKLVKSKAAYEKTWPKFAIHKVLHTGDDYHDTEATMARLLELGTSDESGIIRNIAKKSTVIPQQDITNDVDENEATNSDDVEPEPQKKKRKHKTDKKKAKNRHVSNKKKKTKRSRESSSSLGYTSSADENLPPSEVDESTSNRNKNTRYINSAKGSTKNQTPKKNLAHKIVQHQYNDNSHESPNQLSGYETSNRNISSRIIRSTTQYDLSRSFSQLEPSTPTTSREQNTFEEKTLQYLEHIKSYTEQNHLLLRKIFSKQKEVSIDVTKKPAEFPKLPLNSMEDFSNLENILKSEEHRTYLYFVADRETGFYWRDKRSPMCVGYNEVTTHKRISDAIQLGREGQSLISKDIDNGNCLRGCETNLSWQEGNW
- the LOC124293358 gene encoding uncharacterized protein LOC124293358 isoform X3, translated to MARLLELGTSDESGIIRNIAKKSTVIPQQDITNDVDENEATNSDDVEPEPQKKKRKHKTDKKKAKNRHVSNKKKKTKRSRESSSSLGYTSSADENLPPSEVDESTSNRNKNTRYINSAKGSTKNQTPKKNLAHKIVQHQYNDNSHESPNQLSGYETSNRNISSRIIRSTTQYDLSRSFSQLEPSTPTTSREQNTFEEKTLQYLEHIKSYTEQNHLLLRKIFSKQKEVSIDVTKKPAEFPKLPLNSMEDFSNLENILKSEEHRTYLTGKLASIGGTSGRQCVLAIMRSLLTNELAMQFNWAGRDKVSFQKTLTMETVYEAVKQTFLGKKEIGDATETSVSCAVKDWLKLARSRHTYVRKKG